The Pyricularia oryzae 70-15 chromosome 5, whole genome shotgun sequence genome includes a region encoding these proteins:
- a CDS encoding type 2A phosphatase activator TIP41: protein MLHVDSPNEPFPDPSQLAQATKVHRQRNFEIASRKLPISKSGPIDAMSARIGIPVPEMIFGDNLVSVRHVPSGWTMSFSAEAALDCVEKTDKGMLQVAYAGAWSSSRENTSGIKEVVRPFDWSYSTDYRGTEEPAKLVPGSGKQIPIELLKRRDPILFFDEVVLYESELDDNGVSIFSVKVRVMEHRMLLLARLYMRLDNVVVRVRDTRLYVDFDTQEVIREYTAKEDSFATVKQGLMLQGLVPDSITTAFRDANQIAEHVRVVDHQVDYASFS from the exons ATGCTGCATGTGGACTCGCCAAACGAGCCCTTCCCGGACCCGAGCCAGCTCGCCCAGGCGACCAAGGTTCACCGGCAGAGGAACTTTGAGATCGCATCACGCAAGCTCCCCATCTCCAAGTCCGGGCCCATCGACGCCATGTCGGCTCGCATCGGCATCCCCGTCCCTGAGATGATCTTTGGCGACAACCTCGTCTCGGTGCGTCACGTGCCTTCGGGGTGGACCATGTCCTTTTCCGCCGAGGCGGCGCTGGACTGCGTCGAGAAGACGGACAAGGGCATGCTGCAGGTGGCATACGCGGGGGCGTGGTCCAGCTCGCGCGAGAACACGAGCGGTATCAAGGAGGTCGTGCGGCCCTTCGACTGGAGCTACAGCACCGACTACCGCGGCACCGAAGAGCCAGCGAAGCTGGTGCCCGGCAGCGGCAAGCAGATTCCCATTGAGCTTCTTAAGCGCCGGGATCCGATCCTGTTCTTCGACGAGGTGGTGCTCTACGAGTCGGAGCTCGACGACAATGGCGTGTCCATCTTCAGTGTCAAGGTCAGGGTCATGGAGCATCGCATGCTGCTGCTCGCTCGTCTGTACATGAGGCTGGACAATGTCGTCGTTCGCGTGCGGGATACCCGGCTGTACGTTGATTTTGATACCCAGGAGGTCATTCGCGAGTACACGGCCAAGGAGGATAGCTTTGCCACTGTTAAGCAA GGCCTCATGTTGCAAGGGTTGGTCCCGGATAGTATCACAACGGCTTTCAGGGATGCAAATCAAATAGCAGAGCACGTTCGTGTTGTAGATCATCAAGTGGACTATGCAAGCTTCTCATGA
- a CDS encoding xaa-Pro aminopeptidase 1, translated as MNSTSFRQLLTSARSSSYSFIQSCTTPRFVILQQHQRPSRAVVSAPSSCRQFVRCSSSSPESPFIMKTVSTSDRLAELRGLMRARSIDVYIVPTEDAHSSEYIAPCDGRREFISGFSGSAGTAVVTNDKAALATDGRYFNQAATELDNNWELLKQGQPDVPTWQEWTADQAAGGKTVGVDPTLLSSSEAKALQEKIKSKGGNDLVAISDNLVDLVWGRHKPSRPSNPIAFLPKKYSGKDTEPKLKELREVLEKKKVFGFVISTLDEIAWLFNLRGSDIPYNPVFFSYAVVTADNATLYVDASKLSEESHAYLKENKVDIRPYESIFEDSEVLAKSLKPTEDQGEESKVKKLAISNKTSWALKLALGGDGAVDEIKSPVCDAKAIKNETELEGMRQCHIRDGAALIEYFAWLEDQVANKKATLNEVQAATKLENLRAKHEDFVGLSFTTISAVGANAAVIHYKPEEDSCATIDADSVYLCDSGAQFLDGTTDTTRTLHFGKPSEAERKAYTLVLKGNMALDMAIFPKGTTGFALDPFARQFLWQEGLDYRHGTGHGVGSYLNVHEGPIGIGTRKHYAGVPLAPGNVTSIEPGFYEDGSYGIRIENIAMIREVETKHMFGDKPYLGFEHVTMVPYCRRLIDESLLTPREKQWLNDYNKLILDKTSGFFKDDNLTMAWLERETQPY; from the exons ATGAATAGTACATCCTTCAGGCAGCTCCTGACGTCTGCCAGATCGTCTAGCTACAGCTTCATTCAGTCCTGCACAACTCCCAGATTCGTTATCCTACAACAGCATCAGCGCCCATCCCGAGCAGTAGTGTCTGCTCCCTCGAGCTGCCGGCAGTTCGTGCGTTGCTCAAGCTCCTCCCCTGAATCCCCGTTCATCATGAAGACGGTTTCGACTTCGGACCGCCTCGCGGAGCTGCGGGGCCTGATGAGGGCGCGCAGCATAGATGTTTACA TCGTACCCACCGAAGACGCACACTCGTCCGAATATATCGCCCCCTGTGATGGCCGCCGAGAGTTCATCAGCGGCTTCTCCGGTTCTGCAGGCACTGCCGTTGTGACCAACGACAAGGCCGCCCTGGCAACCGATGGACGGTACTTCAACCAAGCTGCGACAGAGCTAGACAACAACTGGGAGCTACTGAAGCAGGGCCAGCCCGATGTCCCGACGTGGCAGGAATGGACAGCCGACCAGGCTGCTGGAGGCAAGACGGTTGGCGTAGACCCTACTCTGCTGTCAAGCTCCGAGGCCAAGGCGCTCCAGGAGAAGATCAAGTCCAAGGGTGGCAATGATCTGGTTGCCATATCAGACAATCTGGTTGACTTGGTATGGGGTAGGCACAAGCCCTCACGCCCGAGCAACCCCATAGCATTCCTACCAAAGAAGTACTCTGGGAAGGATACCGAGCCTAAACTCAAAGAGCTCCGAGAGGTcctggagaagaagaaggtaTTTGGCTTCGTAATTTCTACCTTGGACGAGATCGCCTGGCTCTTCAACCTTCGAGGCAGTGATATTCCTTACAACCCCGTCTTCTTCTCTTATGCCGTCGTCACCGCCGATAATGCGACGTTATATGTCGACGCATCGAAGCTCAGCGAGGAATCTCATGCCTACCTCAAGGAGAACAAAGTCGATATCAGGCCGTACGAGAGCATTTTTGAGGACTCGGAGGTACTGGCCAAAAGTCTCAAGCCCACCGAGGACCAGGGAGAAGAAAGCAAGGTCAAAAAGCTCGCCATTTCGAACAAGACATCGTGGGCTCTTAAGCTTGCACTTGGCGGGGATGGTGCCGTCGATGAAATTAAGAGCCCGGTCTGCGATGCCAAGGCTATCAAGAATGAGACTGAACTAGAGGGCATGAGGCAATGCCACATCCGTGATGGCGCAGCGCTTATTGAGTACTTTGCTTGGCTCGAAGACCAAGTGGCAAACAAGAAAGCTACCCTCAATGAGGTACAGGCCGCAACCAAATTAGAAAACCTGCGGGCAAAGCACGAGGACTTCGTTGGTCTATCCTTCACCACGATTTCTGCTGTGGGTGCAAA TGCCGCTGTCATTCACTACAAGCCCGAAGAAGACTCATGCGCAACGATTGACGCCGATTCTGTGTACCTCTGTGATTCTGGGGCGCAGTTCCTGGACGGTACGACCGACACCACCAGGACATTGCATTTCGGGAAGCCCTCGGAAGCTGAGAGGAAGGCGTATACACTGGTATTGAAGGGAAACATGGCTTTGGACATGGCTATATTCCCCAAAGGCACGACTGGCTTTGCACTGGACCCCTTTGCTAGACAATTTCTCTGG CAAGAAGGATTGGACTACCGACACGGTACCGGTCACGGTGTCGGCTCATACCTCAACGTTCACGAGGGTCCCATCGGCATAGGCACCAGGAAGCACTACGCTGGAGTCCCACTCGCACCGGGTAATGTAACATCTATTGAGCCCGGCTTCTACGAAGATGGCTCTTACGGCATCCGCATCGAGAACATTGCCATGATCCGTGAGGTCGAGACTAAGCACATGTTCGGCGACAAGCCATACCTTGGTTTTGAGCACGTCACCATGGTACCATACTGCCGCAGGCTGATTGACGAGAGCCTCTTAACACCACGTGAGAAGCAATGGCTGAACGACTACAACAAGCTCATTCTCGACAAGACGAGCGGTTTCTTCAAGGATGACAATTTGACCATGGCATGGCTTGAGCGCGAAACACAGCCCTATTGA